The following proteins are co-located in the Actinomycetota bacterium genome:
- a CDS encoding class I mannose-6-phosphate isomerase: MKPIALAANRFPRFYRGGSAIDELRGGAPGADGAFLPEDWVGSTTAAFGSAGDGLTRLEDGQTLREAIGSDPEGFLGPRHAEAYGDDPALLVKLLHAGERLPVHCHPDRGFARRHLGCPWGKTEAWVILGGDGPDPVVHLGFREDMDPGRLAGLVEAQRVEALLAALNAVPVAAGDTVLVPAGMPHAIGQGVLLVELQEPTDFSVLLEWEGFAIDGRAEGHLGLGFDLALGCVDRAGWSPARLERLRGGRGPVRPGAERLFPAEADPFFRAERLRPDPAVSLEAAFSILVVTDGSGQLETRGGSMGLGRGDTVLVPFAAGPGAVRGRLEAVRCLPPDPDAGGVP, encoded by the coding sequence GTGAAGCCGATCGCGTTGGCCGCCAACCGGTTCCCCCGCTTCTACCGGGGCGGGTCGGCCATCGACGAGCTGCGCGGCGGCGCGCCCGGTGCCGACGGGGCGTTCCTTCCCGAGGACTGGGTCGGTTCGACCACGGCCGCGTTCGGGTCGGCCGGCGACGGCCTGACCCGGCTGGAGGACGGCCAGACGCTGCGCGAGGCGATCGGCTCCGACCCGGAGGGCTTCCTGGGGCCGCGCCACGCCGAGGCCTACGGCGACGACCCGGCGCTGCTGGTCAAGCTGCTGCACGCCGGCGAGCGCCTCCCCGTCCACTGCCACCCGGACCGCGGCTTCGCCCGCCGCCACCTCGGCTGCCCGTGGGGCAAGACCGAGGCCTGGGTGATCCTCGGCGGCGACGGCCCTGACCCGGTCGTGCACCTGGGCTTCCGCGAGGACATGGACCCAGGTCGGCTGGCCGGGCTGGTCGAGGCCCAGCGGGTCGAGGCGCTGCTGGCCGCCCTCAACGCCGTCCCGGTGGCCGCGGGCGACACCGTGCTCGTCCCCGCCGGGATGCCGCACGCCATCGGCCAGGGCGTCCTGCTGGTCGAGCTCCAGGAGCCGACCGACTTCTCGGTCCTGCTGGAGTGGGAGGGCTTCGCCATCGACGGCCGGGCCGAGGGCCATCTCGGGCTCGGCTTCGACCTCGCCCTGGGCTGCGTCGATCGCGCCGGCTGGAGCCCGGCGCGGCTGGAGCGGCTGCGCGGCGGGCGGGGGCCGGTGCGCCCGGGGGCCGAGCGGCTGTTCCCGGCCGAGGCCGACCCGTTCTTCCGGGCCGAGCGGCTGCGGCCGGACCCGGCCGTCTCCCTGGAGGCCGCCTTCTCGATCCTGGTCGTCACCGACGGGTCCGGACAGCTGGAGACCCGCGGCGGCTCCATGGGGCTGGGCCGCGGCGACACCGTGCTGGTCCCCTTCGCCGCCGGACCGGGTGCGGTCCGCGGCCGGCTCGAGGCCGTCCGCTGCCTCCCCCCCGACCCGGACGCCGGAGGCGTCCCGTGA